The following nucleotide sequence is from Burkholderia gladioli.
CGATGATTGCGCCCACCAGCGGCGGCGAGTGGCGCATCACCATGTGGAAGCCCATCGTCATCACGTTCGCGCGCCGGCCGTCGTGGGTGACGACCAGCACCACCGGGCCGGATTCGAGCAGGCGATAGGTCTTCGAGGGATCGATGTCGCGCAGGGCGGGTTTTCGCATGGAAGTCTCCGAAAACGAGGGGCGCCGCGCGGCTGGCGCGCGGCGTGTCGCGGGATGCCGCCTCAGCGTGCCGCGCGCAGCCGTCCGGCGTCCTGCAGCGGCGTGAGCCCGAACTGCCGCTTGTACTCGCGATGGAACTGCGAGAGCTTGTCGTAGCCGACCGAGGCGGCCACCACGCCGAGGTCGCGCGAGCGGCGCAGCAGCAGGCTGCGTGCCTCGTAGAGCCGCAGCCGCTTCTGGTATTGCAGCGGGCTCATGGCGGTGGCTTCCTTGAAGTGGTGATGCAGCGAGGACACGTTCATGTTGGCGTGGCGCGCGAGATCGTCGATGCGCATCGACTCGGCGAAATGCGCCTGGATCCACGCCACCGCGCGCGTGATGCGCGAGGCGCGGCTGTCATCCGGAGAATCGTGCACTGATCGCGGAGCATCGTGGAGTTGGAGGGCGGCCGGGGCCGGATCGGGAGGGGGCTTGGTGGCTGCGGTCGTGGTCAGGACCCGTGAGGCTTGTTGGTCTTGTTGGCTGCATCGGCTGCATCGGCTGCATCGGCTGCATCGGCTGAATCGGCTGAATCGGCTGAATCGGCTGAATCGGCTGAATCGGCAACATCGGCAACATCGGCAACATCGGCAACATCGGCAACATCGGCAACATCGGCAACATCGGCAACATCGGCAACATCGGCAGCGCCGCCGCCCGGCGCCGAGGCGCTGCGTGGCGCCCACCGGCGATGGTACATTGGAGCGTTCGCGACTTCGCCGCCACGGCCGGCTCCAGCATGACAGCTTCGATCCTTCCGCCGGGCGGGCGCGCCGGCGAGGCTGCCCCGGCCATCGCGCGCAAGACCGAGGTGCGCATCTGGCAGGCGCCCGAGCTGGCCGCCGAACTGCTGCGCGGCGATTTCCACGATTTCTCCTACGACGTCCACACTCACGACACGGCCTGTTTCGCCCTGATCACCTCGGGCGCGATCCGCATCCGCATGCGCGGCAGCGAGTTCGTGGCCCGCCAGGGCGACCTCTACGCGATCGACGCCGACGAGCCGCACGCGGGCGGCCCCGTCGATCCGGGCGGCTGGCGCCAGCGCACCGTCTATGTGCGCACCGAGCACCTGCGCTCGCTGCTGTCCGATGGCGAGGCGCGCGGCGGCGCGGCGATCCGCGGGCCGATCATCGGCGATGCGCGGCTCAACGCGCTGTTCTATCGGGTCCACCAGGAATCGGAGGCGCAAGGCGACGCGCTGCGGCGCGAGGAGCGTTACCTGCGCTTCGTCGCGCGGCTGTTCGAGCGGCATGTGCATGAATCGCCGTCGCTGGCCGCGCCGGGCGCCGAGCCGCGCGCGGTGCGCCTCGCGCGCGAATTCCTCGACGCGCGCCTGGACCAGCAGGTCCATCTCGAGGAGATCGCCGGCGCGGCCGGCTTGCCGGTGTTTCGCCTGTTCCGCGCCTTCGAGCGCCATC
It contains:
- a CDS encoding helix-turn-helix transcriptional regulator, with protein sequence MTASILPPGGRAGEAAPAIARKTEVRIWQAPELAAELLRGDFHDFSYDVHTHDTACFALITSGAIRIRMRGSEFVARQGDLYAIDADEPHAGGPVDPGGWRQRTVYVRTEHLRSLLSDGEARGGAAIRGPIIGDARLNALFYRVHQESEAQGDALRREERYLRFVARLFERHVHESPSLAAPGAEPRAVRLAREFLDARLDQQVHLEEIAGAAGLPVFRLFRAFERHLGMTPHAYQRQARVRAAIALIRLGRPLGEVAAASGFADQAHLTRSFRRMMGVTPGVFRDATRARAPRA
- a CDS encoding helix-turn-helix domain-containing protein, with the translated sequence MHDSPDDSRASRITRAVAWIQAHFAESMRIDDLARHANMNVSSLHHHFKEATAMSPLQYQKRLRLYEARSLLLRRSRDLGVVAASVGYDKLSQFHREYKRQFGLTPLQDAGRLRAAR